A genomic segment from Labrus bergylta chromosome 3, fLabBer1.1, whole genome shotgun sequence encodes:
- the hnrnph3 gene encoding heterogeneous nuclear ribonucleoprotein H3 isoform X2, which translates to MLTIGVCVFIFLINKRHLHSNLKCCCCIVLSEGERMSLNEEGYVVRIRGLPWSCTQEEVASFFSDCDIVGKVNGVCFTYSKEGRPSGEAFIELITAEDFKNALSKDRKYMGHRYIEVFKSNRSEMDWVLKRSGPADYDSCSGCMLRLRGLPFGCSKEEIVQFFSGLRIVPNGITLPVDYQGRSTGEAFVQFASKEIAEKALGKHKERIGHRYIEIFKSSRNEIRAYYELPRRGMGAQRPGPYDRPMMGGPRGGFFGSGPGRSGALMDTMRSGVSYGGGYGGFDGYNGFNNYCFGNGMFDERVRGERGGRGMASQGYSGQADGCSGFHSGHFVHMRGLPFRATEGDVAKEEKDKSLVLAAVERNLSSKVIT; encoded by the exons ATGTTGacaattggtgtgtgtgtctttatttttttaataaataaaagacatttaCACAGTAATTTGAAGTGTTGCTGCTGTATTGTGCTGTCTGAGGGGGAGAGGATGTCTCTGAATGAAGAGGGTTATGTTGTCCGGATCAGAGGACTACCCTGGTCCTGCACACAGGAGGAGGTTGCCAGTTTCTTCTCAG ACTGTGACATCGTTGGGAAAGTGAATGGAGTGTGTTTCACCTACTCTAAAGAAGGCCGTCCCAGTGGAGAGGCATTTATTGAGCTTATAACGGCAGAGGATTTCAAGAATGCCCTTTCCAAGGACCGTAAATACATGGGACACAGATACATAGAGG TGTTCAAGTCTAACCGCAGTGAAATGGACTGGGTGCTGAAGCGTAGCGGTCCTGCCGACTATGACAGCTGTAGTGGCTGCATGCTGAGACTCAGAGGCCTTCCCTTTGGCTGTAGCAAGGAGGAGATTGTTCAGTTTTTCTCAG GGTTGAGAATCGTGCCAAATGGGATTACTCTGCCAGTGGACTACCAGGGGAGGAGCACAGGGGAAGCCTTCGTGCAGTTTGCCTCAAAGGAGATAGCAGAAAAGGCTCTGGGGAAACACAAGGAAAGAATAGGGCACAG GTATATAGAGATTTTTAAGAGCAGTCGTAATGAAATCAGAGCCTACTATGAGCTGCCCCGGCGTGGGATGGGAGCCCAGAGACCAGGCCCATATGATAGACCCATGATGGGAGGCCCCAGAGGAGGCTTTTTCGGGTCAGGGCCTGGCCGTAGTGGGGCTCTGATGGACACAATGAGGAGCGGAGTTAGCTACGGAGGTG GTTATGGCGGCTTTGACGGCTACAATGGTTTCAACAACTACTGTTTTGGAAACGGCATGTTTGATGAGCGAGTGAGAGGCGAAAGGGGAGGACGAG GCATGGCCAGCCAAGGTTACAGTGGTCAAGCCGATGGCTGTTCAGGGTTCCATAGCGGCCATTTTGTCCATATGAGAGGGTTACCTTTCCGCGCCACAGAGGGAGACGTTGCTAAA gaagagaaagacaAGTCACTTGTGCTCGCTGCAGTAGAAAGGAACTTATCAAGTAAAGTAATAACTTGA
- the hnrnph3 gene encoding heterogeneous nuclear ribonucleoprotein H3 isoform X1, with protein sequence MSLNEEGYVVRIRGLPWSCTQEEVASFFSDCDIVGKVNGVCFTYSKEGRPSGEAFIELITAEDFKNALSKDRKYMGHRYIEVFKSNRSEMDWVLKRSGPADYDSCSGCMLRLRGLPFGCSKEEIVQFFSGLRIVPNGITLPVDYQGRSTGEAFVQFASKEIAEKALGKHKERIGHRYIEIFKSSRNEIRAYYELPRRGMGAQRPGPYDRPMMGGPRGGFFGSGPGRSGALMDTMRSGVSYGGGYGGFDGYNGFNNYCFGNGMFDERVRGERGGRGMASQGYSGQADGCSGFHSGHFVHMRGLPFRATEGDVAKFFSPLNPLRVHIDVAPNGKSTGEADVEFRSHEDAVAAMSKDKNHMQHRYIELFLNSTSSGAAEMSRSGGGYYGNSSGGGGSRSSGLRGAY encoded by the exons ATGTCTCTGAATGAAGAGGGTTATGTTGTCCGGATCAGAGGACTACCCTGGTCCTGCACACAGGAGGAGGTTGCCAGTTTCTTCTCAG ACTGTGACATCGTTGGGAAAGTGAATGGAGTGTGTTTCACCTACTCTAAAGAAGGCCGTCCCAGTGGAGAGGCATTTATTGAGCTTATAACGGCAGAGGATTTCAAGAATGCCCTTTCCAAGGACCGTAAATACATGGGACACAGATACATAGAGG TGTTCAAGTCTAACCGCAGTGAAATGGACTGGGTGCTGAAGCGTAGCGGTCCTGCCGACTATGACAGCTGTAGTGGCTGCATGCTGAGACTCAGAGGCCTTCCCTTTGGCTGTAGCAAGGAGGAGATTGTTCAGTTTTTCTCAG GGTTGAGAATCGTGCCAAATGGGATTACTCTGCCAGTGGACTACCAGGGGAGGAGCACAGGGGAAGCCTTCGTGCAGTTTGCCTCAAAGGAGATAGCAGAAAAGGCTCTGGGGAAACACAAGGAAAGAATAGGGCACAG GTATATAGAGATTTTTAAGAGCAGTCGTAATGAAATCAGAGCCTACTATGAGCTGCCCCGGCGTGGGATGGGAGCCCAGAGACCAGGCCCATATGATAGACCCATGATGGGAGGCCCCAGAGGAGGCTTTTTCGGGTCAGGGCCTGGCCGTAGTGGGGCTCTGATGGACACAATGAGGAGCGGAGTTAGCTACGGAGGTG GTTATGGCGGCTTTGACGGCTACAATGGTTTCAACAACTACTGTTTTGGAAACGGCATGTTTGATGAGCGAGTGAGAGGCGAAAGGGGAGGACGAG GCATGGCCAGCCAAGGTTACAGTGGTCAAGCCGATGGCTGTTCAGGGTTCCATAGCGGCCATTTTGTCCATATGAGAGGGTTACCTTTCCGCGCCACAGAGGGAGACGTTGCTAAA TTCTTCTCTCCTTTGAATCCACTGAGGGTCCACATCGACGTGGCTCCTAACGGCAAGTCAACAGGAGAAGCAGATGTGGAATTTCGCTCCCATGAAGACGCTGTGGCAGCCATGTCCAAAGACAAGAACCACATGC AGCATCGCTATATTGAGTTGTTCCTAAACTCAACATCCAGTGGGGCTGCTGAGATGA GTCGCAGTGGTGGTGGTTACTACGGTAACTCAAGTGGGGGCGGAGGCTCACGGAGCAGTGGACTGCGAGGTGcatactga
- the hnrnph3 gene encoding heterogeneous nuclear ribonucleoprotein H3 isoform X3 translates to MGHRYIEVFKSNRSEMDWVLKRSGPADYDSCSGCMLRLRGLPFGCSKEEIVQFFSGLRIVPNGITLPVDYQGRSTGEAFVQFASKEIAEKALGKHKERIGHRYIEIFKSSRNEIRAYYELPRRGMGAQRPGPYDRPMMGGPRGGFFGSGPGRSGALMDTMRSGVSYGGGYGGFDGYNGFNNYCFGNGMFDERVRGERGGRGMASQGYSGQADGCSGFHSGHFVHMRGLPFRATEGDVAKFFSPLNPLRVHIDVAPNGKSTGEADVEFRSHEDAVAAMSKDKNHMQHRYIELFLNSTSSGAAEMSRSGGGYYGNSSGGGGSRSSGLRGAY, encoded by the exons ATGGGACACAGATACATAGAGG TGTTCAAGTCTAACCGCAGTGAAATGGACTGGGTGCTGAAGCGTAGCGGTCCTGCCGACTATGACAGCTGTAGTGGCTGCATGCTGAGACTCAGAGGCCTTCCCTTTGGCTGTAGCAAGGAGGAGATTGTTCAGTTTTTCTCAG GGTTGAGAATCGTGCCAAATGGGATTACTCTGCCAGTGGACTACCAGGGGAGGAGCACAGGGGAAGCCTTCGTGCAGTTTGCCTCAAAGGAGATAGCAGAAAAGGCTCTGGGGAAACACAAGGAAAGAATAGGGCACAG GTATATAGAGATTTTTAAGAGCAGTCGTAATGAAATCAGAGCCTACTATGAGCTGCCCCGGCGTGGGATGGGAGCCCAGAGACCAGGCCCATATGATAGACCCATGATGGGAGGCCCCAGAGGAGGCTTTTTCGGGTCAGGGCCTGGCCGTAGTGGGGCTCTGATGGACACAATGAGGAGCGGAGTTAGCTACGGAGGTG GTTATGGCGGCTTTGACGGCTACAATGGTTTCAACAACTACTGTTTTGGAAACGGCATGTTTGATGAGCGAGTGAGAGGCGAAAGGGGAGGACGAG GCATGGCCAGCCAAGGTTACAGTGGTCAAGCCGATGGCTGTTCAGGGTTCCATAGCGGCCATTTTGTCCATATGAGAGGGTTACCTTTCCGCGCCACAGAGGGAGACGTTGCTAAA TTCTTCTCTCCTTTGAATCCACTGAGGGTCCACATCGACGTGGCTCCTAACGGCAAGTCAACAGGAGAAGCAGATGTGGAATTTCGCTCCCATGAAGACGCTGTGGCAGCCATGTCCAAAGACAAGAACCACATGC AGCATCGCTATATTGAGTTGTTCCTAAACTCAACATCCAGTGGGGCTGCTGAGATGA GTCGCAGTGGTGGTGGTTACTACGGTAACTCAAGTGGGGGCGGAGGCTCACGGAGCAGTGGACTGCGAGGTGcatactga